The DNA segment CTATACTTTTTAAAAAAACCAAGTCCAAGAAGATTTAATCCTTTGGGACTAGTGCTAATAGGCATATCCTTTACAAAAAAGGAAGTTCTATTAAAAAGTAGACTATCCAGCAAGTAATATTTCTCCCCGCCTTTTATCTTATCATCCTGTCCAAGTCCTTTTCTAGCACTTCCGCTAATTTCCTTACACTTTAAATCTAAGGAATCGACAAGCAAAACTTCTTCTTTAAAAGTTAGAGACCCGCTATTACCTAAATCAATCAGTATTTCTTTTGATTTTTTAAGCGCGCTAAATTTAATATAAGCACTTAAGTGATGGCTGTATTTATTTTCATGAAGAGGTATTACTATTTTATTATTACTCAACGTAAGATTATTTACCTCTTTTGCAACAACAATAAACTGTTGTTCAAAATCGATTTGCCAAACGAGATGATACATAACTCCAGTTCCAATAATTCCATATATACCTTCACTGCAATCAGAGTCAAAATCTATTTTGTTTGCAGAAAGTTCCACAAAAGTCAAATTCCCTATTTGTAAACTATCTATCTCTTTAATCTTTTTTATAAACACATTCCCCTTTGAACCTATCCCTATTCCAAAAACATTATTTTCAAGGCTGTCGCCTTGTGGGAAATTGCTAAATACAAAATTTGATGCACCACTATCTAAAATAAACGGATAGCTTTTCTTGCTTCCATTCATTTTAGCTTGAATAAGAATATGTCCAGATGGGGCGTATGTAAAGTGTATTGTATCAGTAACAAAATTAGTTACCAATTGACCTCCTCTTAATTTTTTGTGCTGAGAAATTGTGTTAAACACAATAAAAACAACAAAAATAATTATACCAACTAATTCTACTTTAACAGATTTATTGCTTTGAATAACAGAGGTCTATGTCACGCTGTCGCTTTTCATGTCGCTGCTGCAGTTTTTCCAGCATCCGTTCATCGGTCATTTCACGATAAAATTTGTATACCATAAAATCCATAATGTCTCTTGCCGACAACAATGGGACTTCGTCTTGATTCAATAGTTTTTCTTTCAGCATAAAGCTGCCCACCATTAAGTTGAGGGCTACTTGGTGATGCCATGACAGCCATTTGCGGGTTTGGAACTGATCCAAGCCTACTATCTGTTTTTGCTCTTTGAAGCTATGCTCAATGAAAAAGCGTTGTGCCTGCATGTATGCCAGCGCCTGATGCGTGTATTGAGCAAGTTCTGCGTTAGTGAACGAATATTTTATTTCTACTCCCTGCTTTGTCTTTCTTTTCGAAATGACCAGCAACCGTTTCTCAACAATGTTCTGAACCTTATCCCAAATGTAAACTGTCTTAAAATGGAACAATCCCTTCAGCTTTCCCTTGGCAGAATCACGAATGTCAAGCTTTTTCCAGTCCTTGTTTGTAAGCGTTTCTATATATTCGTTAGCGTTTACCGATGGGGTGCTTGCCTTCGGCCTTTTGGGTGGGCGCCCACGATTGCTCTTTCGCTCTGGAATATGTAGTTCTGGTTTTTCAAGGTGGATTTTTTGATCGCTATGAATGTCAAGCATGTACACCAAACCCATATCCTCAACCGAACGGGTAAACGCAAGGTCATTGCCATAAAGTCCATCCCCCCCAACGTAATCGAACTCGATACCCATTTCCAGTTGGTGCTTCACAATATCTGTAGCCAGCTCCGGTTTTGTCTTGAAAACCCTGTCCTCTTTGGGGATGCCAGCAGTTTCACACCTGGCGTTGTTAGTACACCATGACCTTGGAAGGTACAGTCTCGTGTCGACCAACGCTGCATATTTGTCCGTGCACAAGCAACCAAAAACTGCAACCTGCGAGTTTGCAGTCTTCCCAACGTTCCCGCAATACTGGTGATCAACACCAATGCTTTTGTCACCTTTTTTCACCCATCCGCTTTCGTCTATGAGTAATCCTTTTAATTTTTGGTTTGGGAGTGATTGGTCTACCTGATTTGCTATTTGGTCGATGACAGCTCTTGCATCCCAATTGGATTCGGTGATAAAATGCTGCATCTTATGGTAGTCTGCGTTTAATGTCTCAGTGATGCGTTCGATGTTTTTCAAATCGCTTAAAGCTAGACCTTCGACGTATTGAGTAGCTTTGTCGAAGTTGGATTTTGTTCTATTTTT comes from the Saccharicrinis fermentans DSM 9555 = JCM 21142 genome and includes:
- a CDS encoding pepsin/retropepsin-like aspartic protease family protein → MFNTISQHKKLRGGQLVTNFVTDTIHFTYAPSGHILIQAKMNGSKKSYPFILDSGASNFVFSNFPQGDSLENNVFGIGIGSKGNVFIKKIKEIDSLQIGNLTFVELSANKIDFDSDCSEGIYGIIGTGVMYHLVWQIDFEQQFIVVAKEVNNLTLSNNKIVIPLHENKYSHHLSAYIKFSALKKSKEILIDLGNSGSLTFKEEVLLVDSLDLKCKEISGSARKGLGQDDKIKGGEKYYLLDSLLFNRTSFFVKDMPISTSPKGLNLLGLGFFKKYRTTISWADKKIILEPYEHEQNFIWSTLGFSTRYDNELNKVVVASVTDSTAAYRAGLPLGAEVVSINGIIFSDLSSYCDYKSAKLLPDTVNVTIKESNYNKEYTLVKEPIFN
- a CDS encoding IS701 family transposase; the protein is MYLSEFQHHFKNRTKSNFDKATQYVEGLALSDLKNIERITETLNADYHKMQHFITESNWDARAVIDQIANQVDQSLPNQKLKGLLIDESGWVKKGDKSIGVDHQYCGNVGKTANSQVAVFGCLCTDKYAALVDTRLYLPRSWCTNNARCETAGIPKEDRVFKTKPELATDIVKHQLEMGIEFDYVGGDGLYGNDLAFTRSVEDMGLVYMLDIHSDQKIHLEKPELHIPERKSNRGRPPKRPKASTPSVNANEYIETLTNKDWKKLDIRDSAKGKLKGLFHFKTVYIWDKVQNIVEKRLLVISKRKTKQGVEIKYSFTNAELAQYTHQALAYMQAQRFFIEHSFKEQKQIVGLDQFQTRKWLSWHHQVALNLMVGSFMLKEKLLNQDEVPLLSARDIMDFMVYKFYREMTDERMLEKLQQRHEKRQRDIDLCYSKQ